A portion of the Vespa velutina chromosome 5, iVesVel2.1, whole genome shotgun sequence genome contains these proteins:
- the LOC124949375 gene encoding uncharacterized protein LOC124949375, protein MAGDDGAPKTNNEIFVEEGEERRGALARGEPHSRVGGILECDPPGNRNSPSKRASSAAAAATVSDEDVDCKDEEELDEEADEEDGGGEGGDGGGGGIVYRYAIRTATSAMSFIEICQIRLQHLFPQLAPPPRYKLCENSIEFTAECLANDVIRYLLKEDIYLISRDPVSRSMRHNVYRMLNKHSILFTSMVNRLNVVPDTAYEAFVCVADELFLHGGVTWARIVCLYAFMGRLALWARDRRMHALKKKLPLYVSRYIGEEIAHYIKGYGWEQLCVEYPVAEEVSGAIWRSLLMTGATLGLVTTILTVTS, encoded by the exons ATGGCCGGCGACGACGGAGCGCCGAAAACGAACAATGAGATCTTCGttgaagagggagaggagCGAAGGGGTGCGTTAGCGCGGGGAGAACCGCATTCCAGAGTGGGCGGCATTCTGGAATGCGATCCACCCGGTAACAGGAATTCACCGAGCAAGCGAGCCAGCagcgccgccgccgccgccactgTCTCCGACGAAGACGTGGACTGCAAAGATGAGGAAGAGCTTGATGAGGAAGCTGATGAAGAGGATGGtggtggagaaggaggagatggTGGCGGAGGAGGGATAGTATACAGATATGCCATCCGAACCGCTACCAGTGCTATGTCTTTTATCGAAATCTGCcag ATACGCTTGCAACATCTCTTCCCACAATTGGCGCCACCCCCTCGATATAAACTCTGTGAAAATTCGATTGAATTTACTGCCGAATGTTTGGCAAACGACGTGATACGTTATCTCTTGAAGGAAGACATTTATCTAATATCAAGAGATCCGGTATCTCGCAGCATGCGGCATAACGTATACCGGATGCTGAACAAGCACAGTATACTCTTCACAAGTATGGTCAACCGTTTGAACGTTGTCCCTGATACAGCTTACGAAGCTTTCGTCTGTGTCGCCGACGAGTTGTTCCTTCACGGTGGCGTTACGTGGGCGAGAATCGTTTGTTTGTACGCTTTTATGGGGAGATTAGCATTATGGGCAAGGGATAGGAGGATGCAcgcattgaaaaagaaattacctTTGTATGTTTCACGTTATATCGGCGAAGAAATAGCACACTATATTAAAGGATACGGATGG GAACAACTTTGCGTAGAGTATCCAGTCGCCGAAGAGGTTAGCGGAGCAATCTGGAGAAGTCTCCTAATGACGGGTGCAACTCTTGGCTTGGTGACCACCATATTAACCGTAACTTCCTGA